The Phyllopteryx taeniolatus isolate TA_2022b chromosome 9, UOR_Ptae_1.2, whole genome shotgun sequence genome contains a region encoding:
- the LOC133483491 gene encoding protein unc-119 homolog B-like isoform X2 produces the protein MNRAKAGSDAPFADNYVSGGGHGSAGPPSGGGVLKRLKSWRNQVDCRPVTEEDLRAQNGNVTPEDVLGLRVATQGYLCKPKENIYNIDFVRFNIRDLETGTVLFEIAKPPHSGLCRSMELEVDVFLCYALERRMRKIERAMQAQAGLYTTSSSAAFLRLMTVEATVEFTVGNRALNNFRMIEWHYFRDCLLKSVNFGFCIPNSQNTCEHIYEFPQLSESLGRRPGGNLIRCPSHLIWLLSMGRSSSSILLPG, from the exons ATGAACAGAGCCAAGGCCGGCAGCGACGCGCCTTTTGCTGATAATTACGTCTCTGGCGGCGGTCACGGTTCCGCGGGCCCTCCGTCGGGCGGAGGGGTTCTGAAAAGGCTCAAGTCGTGGAGGAATCAGGTGGACTGCAGGCCCGTCACTGAGGAGGACCTGCGGGCGCAGAATGGAAACGTCACACCGGAGGATGTCCTCGGACTGCGGGTGGCTACACAAG GCTACCTTTGTAAACCCAaggaaaatatttataatatcgACTTTGTACGCTTCAATATCAGAGACCTGGAAACCGGCACCGTTCTGTTTGAGATAGCCAAACCACCGCACTCAG GATTATGTAGGTCGATGGAATTGGAAGTTGATGTCTTCCTGTGCTATGCcttggagaggaggatgaggaaaaTCGAGCGAGCGATGCAAGCACAGGCCGGTTTGTACACTACCAGTTCATCCGCGGCCTTTCTACGCCTGATGACCGTGGAAGCCAC AGTGGAATTCACAGTGGGGAACCGAGCTCTCAACAACTTCCGAATGATCGAGTGGCACTATTTCCGTGATTGCCTACTGAAAAGCGTCAACTTCGGCTTCTGCATCCCTAACAGTCAGAATACTTGCGAGCACATCTACGAGTTCCCTCAACTGTCTGAGAGCTTGG ggaggcgtccaggaggcaacctaatcagatgcccgagccacctcatctggctcctttcaatggggaggagcagcagctctattCTGCTGCCCGGATGA